A window of Phyllobacterium sp. T1293 contains these coding sequences:
- a CDS encoding GNAT family N-acetyltransferase, with the protein MLPTFETERLFLRPRIMADLDASMAMDRDPEVTKYVPGPWHDPEEHRRFVTSRIETDFGPGLGYWSIFTKQQPELFLGWVLLIPDDAVGPDIEIGWRLNRHAWSKGYATEAAWPLILHAFNTVGVDRVIAEIHPDNAASIHVAQKIGLKAEQDGIPYKRFVMTREDMTP; encoded by the coding sequence TTGCTACCGACATTTGAAACGGAACGCCTTTTCCTGCGTCCGCGCATCATGGCCGATCTTGATGCCAGCATGGCGATGGACCGCGACCCGGAGGTTACGAAATATGTTCCGGGGCCGTGGCACGATCCGGAGGAACACCGTCGTTTCGTTACATCTCGTATTGAGACAGACTTCGGACCCGGTCTGGGCTATTGGTCTATTTTTACCAAACAACAGCCGGAGTTGTTTCTCGGCTGGGTTTTGCTCATTCCTGATGATGCCGTGGGACCCGATATTGAAATTGGCTGGCGGCTTAACCGCCATGCCTGGAGCAAAGGCTATGCGACCGAAGCGGCGTGGCCCCTTATTCTTCACGCCTTTAACACCGTGGGTGTCGATCGCGTCATCGCCGAGATTCATCCTGACAATGCGGCATCGATCCATGTCGCACAAAAGATCGGGCTCAAAGCCGAGCAGGATGGTATTCCATACAAACGTTTTGTGATGACCCGAGAGGATATGACGCCTTAA
- a CDS encoding DUF1013 domain-containing protein, with translation MATQLLMPKATAVWLVDNTALSFDQIAGFCKLHPLEVKAIADGESAQGIKGLDPLITGQLSREEIAKGEADINHKLKILEPKVRVPEAKRKGPRYTPLSKRQDRPNAILWLVRNHPELKDAQISRLIGTTKSTIEQIRNRTHWNSNNLQPMDPVTLGLCSQIDLDLEVERSSRNRPVQPGEGGDTLLPASATENLDIQPVAREEDEELDADKVFAKLSSLKGRNADEDEEE, from the coding sequence ATGGCCACCCAGCTTCTTATGCCAAAGGCAACGGCCGTCTGGCTTGTCGACAACACCGCTCTGTCTTTTGACCAGATCGCAGGTTTCTGCAAACTGCACCCGCTTGAGGTGAAAGCTATTGCGGACGGTGAATCGGCGCAGGGCATCAAGGGGCTGGACCCGCTGATCACAGGTCAGTTGTCGCGCGAGGAAATCGCCAAGGGCGAAGCAGATATCAATCATAAGTTGAAGATTCTTGAGCCGAAAGTGCGTGTGCCAGAAGCCAAGCGTAAGGGCCCGCGCTATACACCGCTGTCCAAGCGTCAGGATCGTCCGAACGCTATTCTCTGGCTGGTACGCAATCATCCGGAACTGAAAGATGCACAGATTTCGCGCCTCATCGGCACGACGAAATCGACCATCGAACAGATCCGCAACCGTACCCACTGGAACTCAAACAACCTTCAGCCAATGGACCCGGTAACACTGGGCCTGTGCTCACAGATCGATCTCGACCTTGAGGTCGAGCGTTCCTCACGCAACCGTCCAGTGCAGCCAGGCGAAGGCGGCGACACATTGCTGCCAGCCTCCGCCACGGAAAATCTGGATATCCAGCCAGTTGCCCGTGAAGAGGATGAAGAGCTTGATGCGGACAAGGTTTTCGCCAAGCTTTCCTCGCTCAAGGGCCGCAATGCGGACGAAGACGAAGAAGAATAA